A single Novosphingobium sp. SL115 DNA region contains:
- a CDS encoding arylsulfatase, which produces MSRLSKLRACALPLFATTFVAAPALAKAPAQQPNIVVIVLDDVGFSDIGSFGSEIRTPAIDALAAGGLRFNRFDTKAVCSPTRAALLTGRNPQTVRMADLPARKVNPADLTRDRGELAPNAQTIAQVLHTSGYQTLGLGKWHLAPEDQDGTPGKNGSWPLQRGFDSFYGFFLGWTDQYHPKLIEGNRRIPSPDTPGYHFSVDITDRAIAALPAPVTGAKTQPKFIYLAYGAGHSPIQVPREWIDSYKGVYEKGWDAMREDRLARQKALGIMPAQTTLPPRNPGDRAWADLTPTEKTVYARFMATYAGFISHTDAQIGRLVQHLKDTGQFDNTLIVVMSDNGAASEAGQKGNFERLYAPNTLTPEQMLARLDELGTDKTQAEYPRPWAMLGSTPFRRYKIWPQLGGVRTPLVVSWPRTVKDGGAIRHQYVDVVDIAPTLADAAGTRFPAKVGKVAELPVAGQSFKTTLSSAKAPGRPVQYFELRGNRAITSGKWRALTIHKQMTDFESDVWQLYDVEADPSESTDLAAKYPAKVVELKKLWWEQARKYSTPALAEAPEEFRRRESFDDSGDRQRLPEHLRPADPNAPTPEHGQ; this is translated from the coding sequence GTGTCGCGCCTTTCAAAGCTCAGAGCCTGTGCCCTGCCCCTTTTCGCCACCACGTTTGTTGCAGCACCCGCGCTGGCAAAGGCTCCGGCACAGCAACCCAATATCGTGGTCATCGTGCTGGACGATGTCGGCTTTTCCGACATCGGCAGCTTCGGTTCGGAAATCCGCACTCCGGCTATCGACGCGCTGGCGGCGGGCGGACTGCGGTTCAATCGCTTTGATACCAAGGCGGTCTGTTCGCCCACCCGCGCCGCTCTGCTGACCGGGCGCAACCCGCAGACCGTGCGCATGGCTGATCTGCCCGCGCGCAAGGTGAACCCGGCCGACCTGACGCGCGACCGGGGCGAACTGGCCCCCAATGCGCAGACCATTGCGCAAGTGCTGCACACTTCAGGCTATCAGACGCTGGGCCTAGGCAAATGGCACCTTGCCCCCGAAGATCAGGACGGCACGCCGGGTAAGAACGGATCATGGCCGCTGCAACGCGGGTTTGACAGTTTCTATGGCTTTTTCCTGGGCTGGACCGATCAGTATCACCCCAAACTGATCGAAGGAAACCGTCGAATCCCCTCACCCGACACGCCGGGCTATCACTTCTCGGTCGACATTACCGACCGTGCGATTGCCGCGCTGCCCGCCCCCGTTACCGGCGCAAAAACCCAGCCAAAGTTCATCTATCTGGCCTATGGCGCAGGCCATTCGCCCATTCAGGTACCGCGCGAATGGATAGATTCCTACAAGGGCGTCTATGAAAAGGGCTGGGACGCCATGCGCGAAGACCGGCTGGCCCGGCAAAAGGCGCTGGGCATCATGCCTGCGCAAACCACCCTTCCACCGCGCAACCCCGGTGACCGCGCTTGGGCCGATCTGACGCCTACCGAAAAGACGGTTTATGCCCGCTTCATGGCCACTTACGCAGGCTTCATCAGCCATACAGACGCGCAGATTGGCCGTCTGGTACAGCATTTGAAAGATACCGGTCAGTTCGACAACACGCTGATCGTGGTGATGAGCGACAATGGCGCCGCGTCCGAAGCGGGGCAGAAGGGCAATTTCGAACGGCTCTATGCCCCCAATACACTAACGCCCGAACAGATGCTGGCGCGGCTGGATGAACTGGGCACCGACAAGACGCAGGCCGAATATCCTCGCCCGTGGGCCATGCTCGGCTCCACCCCGTTCCGCCGTTACAAGATCTGGCCCCAGCTTGGCGGCGTGCGCACCCCGCTGGTTGTTTCATGGCCGCGCACAGTGAAGGACGGCGGCGCCATCCGCCATCAATATGTCGATGTGGTGGACATTGCCCCCACGCTGGCCGACGCCGCAGGCACACGCTTCCCTGCAAAAGTCGGCAAAGTAGCCGAACTGCCGGTGGCGGGTCAGTCCTTCAAAACAACGCTGTCTTCTGCAAAGGCACCGGGCCGCCCTGTCCAGTATTTCGAACTGCGCGGCAACCGTGCCATCACCAGCGGCAAATGGCGCGCGTTGACCATTCACAAGCAGATGACCGATTTCGAAAGCGACGTCTGGCAACTTTACGATGTCGAAGCCGACCCTTCGGAAAGCACCGATCTTGCCGCGAAGTATCCGGCAAAGGTGGTTGAACTGAAGAAGCTGTGGTGGGAGCAAGCACGCAAGTATTCCACCCCCGCGCTGGCCGAAGCGCCGGAGGAATTCCGCCGCCGCGAAAGCTTTGACGACAGTGGTGACCGCCAGCGCCTGCCCGAACACCTGCGCCCCGCCGATCCCAACGCGCCCACTCCGGAGCACGGCCAATGA
- a CDS encoding MFS transporter, whose protein sequence is MTARIEDQAAAQVWPSPRQAWFAAGMLALANTLAFVDRQALALLVQPIKDDLGVSDTAMSLLYGLSFTMFYVLVGIPVARLADRANRRNIVAGAIFIWSVATALCGVARSFTTLFIARIGVGAGEGGLGPAAYSILSDYFPKDRLPAAMGVYQMGIYAGGASALLLGGLLSTVVPPSSDVVLPLLGAVRGWQLVFLMLGLPGMLLSIAMLLVKEPVRMGARAAEPSPALADLFAHVRRHWQAYFGIGIGFSLMILVGNATGAWIPAFLQRKYGLTTAEIGGLYGTITAICGISGTLAGGFIASALRKRGYDKANLLVALFGFTALIPVTSTFTQMGDYRVALGMIGVMNFLAGFNFGGGLAALQEITPNRMRASVSAGYMLLINMIGAAGGPVAIALVTDYWFADPQALPDAISIVCMIASPLSVVALLVGLRGYARAIAPGSDASAG, encoded by the coding sequence ATGACGGCTAGAATTGAAGATCAGGCGGCTGCGCAAGTGTGGCCATCTCCGCGTCAGGCATGGTTTGCCGCAGGCATGCTGGCCCTTGCCAACACCCTTGCCTTTGTTGACCGGCAAGCGCTGGCCCTGCTGGTGCAGCCGATCAAGGACGACCTTGGCGTCAGCGACACGGCGATGAGCCTGCTTTACGGCCTCAGCTTCACCATGTTCTATGTGCTGGTCGGCATTCCGGTGGCGCGTCTGGCCGATCGGGCCAACCGTCGCAATATTGTGGCGGGCGCAATCTTTATCTGGAGCGTGGCCACCGCATTGTGCGGCGTGGCGCGCAGCTTCACCACCCTGTTCATCGCGCGCATCGGCGTGGGTGCGGGCGAAGGCGGGCTTGGCCCGGCGGCTTATTCGATCCTGTCGGATTATTTCCCCAAGGACCGCCTGCCCGCCGCGATGGGCGTTTATCAGATGGGCATCTACGCCGGCGGGGCATCGGCTCTTCTGCTGGGCGGGCTGCTGTCCACCGTGGTTCCGCCGTCCAGCGATGTCGTTCTGCCGCTTTTGGGCGCGGTGCGCGGCTGGCAACTGGTGTTCCTGATGCTGGGCCTGCCCGGCATGCTGTTGTCCATCGCCATGCTGCTGGTCAAGGAACCGGTGCGCATGGGTGCGCGCGCGGCAGAACCCAGCCCCGCGCTGGCCGATCTGTTCGCCCATGTGCGCCGCCACTGGCAGGCCTATTTCGGCATCGGCATCGGCTTTTCGCTGATGATCCTGGTCGGCAATGCCACCGGTGCATGGATTCCGGCCTTCCTTCAGCGCAAATATGGCCTGACCACGGCGGAAATCGGCGGCCTTTATGGCACGATTACCGCCATCTGCGGGATCAGCGGCACGCTGGCTGGCGGGTTTATCGCATCGGCCCTGCGCAAGCGCGGTTATGACAAAGCCAACCTGCTGGTCGCGCTGTTCGGTTTTACCGCGCTGATTCCGGTCACCTCCACGTTCACCCAGATGGGCGACTACCGCGTTGCGCTGGGCATGATCGGGGTAATGAATTTCCTTGCCGGGTTCAACTTCGGCGGCGGCCTTGCCGCACTGCAGGAAATCACCCCCAACCGTATGCGCGCATCGGTTTCGGCGGGATATATGCTGCTAATCAACATGATCGGCGCGGCAGGCGGGCCAGTGGCCATCGCGCTGGTCACCGACTACTGGTTTGCCGATCCGCAAGCCCTGCCCGATGCCATCAGCATCGTGTGCATGATCGCATCGCCGCTGTCGGTTGTGGCGCTGCTGGTGGGCCTGCGCGGTTATGCCCGCGCCATTGCGCCCGGTTCGGATGCATCGGCGGGGTAA
- a CDS encoding MFS transporter — MQTASGVNEFSRGWRILLASLLGIGCGLAAIPFYTAGVFAPHLAREFGWSMGEIMAGLTLTTVMVIFAAPAAGVLCDKFGTRIVALISLACFGLAYLSLATLGNSLTQFYLTWAVMATLGAGTLPITFTRTVNRWFDKHRGLALGFAMTGTGLFGVLCKPFLAWVIADYGWRAGYFSLGLLPLCLAIPAALVLFREPSQATTETLSETAVQEPLPGMTKAQALRHWRFWLIAAVLVPISFALAGAVPNLEPILLDRGIDSATILTLTPLVGLSSIGGRLIGGWLLDRFWAPAVAFVLLGMPAISCMILAGGQLDPDMARVAIVLIGFALGIEYDVVAYLTSRYFGMRSYAAIYSVFYVCFSTGAGFGPLVFGLIRDFTQDFAPALQISAAILPLCSAGFLFLGKYPVLSERYRNPSFN, encoded by the coding sequence GTGCAGACGGCTTCGGGCGTGAATGAATTCAGCCGGGGCTGGCGCATCCTGCTCGCCTCCTTGCTGGGCATCGGTTGCGGGCTGGCCGCCATCCCGTTCTACACCGCAGGCGTGTTCGCACCGCATCTGGCGCGCGAATTCGGCTGGTCGATGGGCGAAATCATGGCCGGGCTGACCCTGACCACGGTGATGGTCATCTTTGCCGCGCCTGCTGCCGGCGTGTTGTGCGACAAGTTCGGCACGCGCATCGTGGCGCTCATTTCGCTGGCGTGTTTCGGTCTTGCCTATCTGTCGCTGGCGACGTTGGGCAATTCGCTGACGCAGTTTTACCTGACGTGGGCGGTCATGGCGACGCTGGGCGCGGGCACACTGCCGATCACGTTTACCCGCACGGTTAACCGCTGGTTCGACAAGCACCGCGGACTGGCGCTGGGCTTTGCCATGACCGGGACCGGCCTTTTCGGGGTGCTGTGCAAGCCGTTTCTGGCGTGGGTGATTGCCGATTACGGCTGGCGCGCGGGATACTTCTCGTTGGGCCTGCTGCCGCTGTGCCTTGCCATTCCCGCCGCGTTGGTGCTGTTCCGTGAACCCAGCCAAGCCACCACAGAAACCCTATCCGAAACCGCGGTGCAGGAACCGCTGCCGGGCATGACCAAGGCACAGGCGCTGCGCCATTGGCGGTTCTGGCTGATTGCCGCCGTGCTGGTGCCCATATCGTTCGCGCTGGCAGGGGCCGTGCCCAACCTTGAACCAATCCTGCTGGACCGGGGCATTGATTCTGCCACGATCCTGACCTTGACACCGCTGGTCGGGCTTTCGTCCATCGGCGGGCGGTTGATTGGCGGATGGTTGCTGGACCGGTTCTGGGCGCCTGCGGTGGCGTTCGTGCTGTTGGGCATGCCTGCGATATCATGCATGATTCTGGCAGGCGGGCAGCTTGACCCAGATATGGCACGGGTCGCCATCGTGCTGATCGGCTTTGCGCTGGGCATCGAATACGATGTCGTGGCCTATCTTACCTCGCGCTACTTCGGAATGCGGTCCTATGCGGCCATCTACAGCGTGTTCTATGTCTGCTTCTCCACCGGCGCCGGTTTCGGCCCGCTGGTTTTCGGGTTGATTCGCGATTTCACCCAAGATTTCGCCCCGGCGTTGCAGATTTCTGCAGCAATCCTCCCCCTTTGTTCGGCCGGCTTCCTGTTTTTGGGTAAATATCCTGTTTTATCAGAGCGATACCGCAATCCGTCATTCAATTGA
- a CDS encoding LacI family DNA-binding transcriptional regulator, with translation MAGKVATIQDVALRADVSLKTVSRFINGETNIRPALRERIAAAVRELGYQPKLAARQLAGNRSYVIALIALARAGSYNARMMIAIGSAARAVGYHLVTELIDPADIPANGDFHIQLSLRPDSAILIPPFPDNGAILDFLERQGIPTVRVAAVHEGYGTPIRVHDETITADLIRHLIALGHRRIGIVAPPLPEKASETRIAGYHRALDEAGIPVDPLLMVRGTFTFSSGVDAANRLLALPQRPTAIFATSDEMAMGVMARAQQMGYRIPQDLAVAGFDDFPESRLSYPPLTTVRQPIDAIARAAVFAATGRGGPVPELRHELLVRGSTSGDGALCLEAEEESLFWAPHAHL, from the coding sequence ATGGCAGGCAAAGTAGCAACCATTCAGGACGTTGCCTTGCGCGCCGACGTTTCGCTGAAAACGGTGTCCCGCTTCATCAATGGTGAAACCAATATCCGCCCCGCCCTGCGCGAACGGATTGCCGCCGCCGTGCGCGAACTTGGCTATCAGCCCAAGCTGGCCGCGCGGCAGCTTGCCGGCAATCGCAGCTATGTCATCGCGCTGATCGCGCTGGCACGGGCGGGCAGCTATAACGCGCGGATGATGATTGCTATCGGGTCTGCCGCGCGCGCAGTGGGTTATCATCTGGTGACAGAACTGATCGACCCGGCAGACATTCCTGCCAATGGCGATTTCCACATCCAGCTTTCGCTGCGCCCGGACAGCGCCATTCTGATCCCGCCCTTCCCCGATAACGGCGCGATCCTGGACTTTCTGGAACGTCAGGGCATTCCCACCGTGCGAGTGGCGGCGGTGCATGAAGGTTACGGCACGCCCATCCGCGTGCACGATGAAACCATCACCGCAGACCTGATCCGCCACCTGATTGCGCTAGGCCATCGCCGCATCGGCATTGTTGCCCCACCCTTGCCAGAAAAAGCGTCGGAAACGCGCATCGCAGGATATCACCGCGCGCTGGATGAGGCAGGAATTCCCGTTGATCCGCTGTTGATGGTGCGCGGCACGTTCACCTTTTCATCAGGCGTCGACGCTGCAAACAGGCTGCTGGCCCTGCCGCAGCGCCCCACCGCCATTTTCGCCACCAGCGATGAAATGGCCATGGGCGTGATGGCCCGTGCGCAGCAGATGGGATACCGCATCCCGCAGGATCTGGCTGTGGCCGGATTTGACGATTTCCCCGAAAGCCGCTTGTCCTATCCGCCGCTGACAACGGTGCGTCAGCCGATCGACGCCATCGCCCGTGCCGCCGTGTTTGCCGCGACCGGACGCGGTGGCCCCGTGCCAGAACTGCGCCACGAACTGCTGGTCAGGGGATCGACCAGCGGTGATGGCGCGTTGTGTCTGGAAGCGGAAGAAGAGTCCCTGTTCTGGGCGCCGCACGCCCATCTTTGA
- a CDS encoding TonB-dependent receptor: MKKTLIFSLLCGTALTLGANPAMAQQAESTGADDAGLAPGEIVVTAQRRAERLQDVPLAVTAVNAAALEAKGITDTKNLAQVSPSLTYTQGNNPSNSTFRIRGIGTQVFGQGGEASVSVVMDGVVLARQAQGFADLADIERIEVLRGPQGTLFGKNATGGVISIVTARPTKELSGKVTASVAEMGEYHLNGTVSAPVSDTIGVRVSGFYNKDDGYIQNVTLGRKTNGYASWGLRGKLEFDLGPLNLLATGEYSKNDADCCLSVPIRTDNPQLAALQFPVVAGPNNTQVATNGGSTSITSQETYSLEGNYDLGGATITSITAYQKYAFDNQVDVDGLNTAVPIYSGGTAAPFYAQFDVNGGPITLNQFSQELRVASNGKNRLNYVFGLYYSNLNLDRAFVRRIVTCNTNALTLGAACPTANQVASSGSHFAHLDNENYAAFGQVDYQLFGGLKAIAGIRVQHESVKVYGRQDAAAPFAGDVPMFSGATLTSGTTSGSDDAVTGKAGLQYEISRNAQFYGTYTRGYKGQSLGTEFNQTFNNNPVVAPETVNAYEIGFKGSNADRTLSVSVAAYLADYSNLQVQANRSDQSTGNFLFVTTNAGKARTKGVEVEATVRPDDHFSMTFGFAYTHARFDADGIGCPLQLQAAAVTVAFGGTTPVNTCYRQRAQNGTLSGRIQDVRGGILPNTPEWRLNLSPRYETEISDSQVAYATASLAYQSEVGFALEQDPLLVQRGYTTIDATIGIRPIDSGFSASVFVRNLTGERFYTSMGHASSLTSQTLTPNNLTGFLPKGAFRYFGASVGYKF; encoded by the coding sequence GTGAAAAAGACACTGATTTTTAGCCTTTTGTGCGGAACTGCGCTGACGCTGGGAGCAAATCCCGCCATGGCACAGCAGGCCGAATCGACCGGCGCTGACGATGCCGGATTGGCGCCAGGAGAAATCGTTGTCACAGCGCAACGCCGCGCCGAACGTCTTCAGGATGTGCCGTTGGCGGTTACGGCGGTGAATGCGGCCGCGCTGGAAGCCAAGGGCATCACCGATACCAAAAACCTTGCGCAGGTTTCGCCATCGCTGACCTATACGCAGGGTAACAACCCGTCGAATTCCACCTTCCGCATTCGCGGCATCGGCACGCAGGTCTTCGGGCAGGGTGGGGAAGCTTCGGTTTCGGTGGTGATGGATGGCGTGGTGCTGGCGCGTCAGGCACAGGGCTTTGCTGATCTGGCTGATATCGAACGCATCGAAGTGCTTCGCGGACCGCAGGGCACGCTGTTTGGCAAGAATGCCACCGGCGGCGTCATCAGCATCGTCACCGCGCGCCCGACGAAGGAATTGAGCGGCAAGGTAACTGCCTCGGTTGCCGAAATGGGTGAATACCACCTCAACGGCACCGTCTCTGCCCCGGTCAGTGACACGATTGGCGTGCGCGTCAGCGGGTTCTACAACAAGGATGACGGATATATCCAGAACGTCACCCTTGGCCGCAAGACCAACGGGTATGCATCTTGGGGCCTGCGCGGCAAGCTGGAATTTGATCTTGGCCCGTTGAACCTTCTGGCGACCGGTGAATACAGCAAGAACGACGCCGACTGCTGCCTGTCCGTGCCGATCCGCACCGACAATCCGCAACTGGCAGCCTTGCAGTTCCCGGTCGTGGCTGGGCCAAACAATACCCAGGTCGCCACCAACGGCGGTTCCACCAGCATTACCTCACAGGAAACCTATTCGCTGGAAGGCAACTATGACCTTGGCGGCGCGACAATCACGTCGATCACCGCTTATCAGAAGTATGCCTTCGACAATCAGGTCGACGTGGACGGGCTGAATACTGCAGTGCCGATCTATTCCGGCGGCACGGCTGCGCCCTTTTACGCGCAGTTCGATGTCAACGGCGGGCCGATCACGCTGAACCAGTTCTCGCAGGAACTGCGTGTGGCGTCGAATGGCAAGAACCGGCTGAACTATGTGTTCGGGTTGTATTATTCGAACCTCAACCTTGACCGTGCTTTTGTGCGCCGCATCGTCACTTGCAACACCAATGCGCTGACGCTGGGTGCGGCTTGCCCCACCGCCAATCAGGTGGCATCATCGGGCAGCCACTTTGCCCATCTCGACAACGAAAACTATGCCGCGTTCGGGCAGGTGGATTATCAGTTGTTCGGCGGGCTTAAGGCGATTGCGGGCATTCGCGTGCAGCATGAAAGCGTCAAGGTCTATGGCCGTCAGGATGCGGCGGCGCCGTTCGCCGGTGATGTGCCGATGTTCTCTGGCGCTACGCTGACCAGCGGCACCACCAGCGGCAGCGACGATGCGGTGACCGGCAAGGCTGGGCTTCAGTATGAAATCAGCCGCAATGCCCAGTTCTATGGCACTTATACCCGTGGGTATAAGGGACAGAGCCTTGGCACCGAATTCAACCAGACGTTCAACAATAACCCGGTTGTCGCGCCCGAAACGGTGAATGCCTACGAAATCGGCTTCAAGGGCAGCAACGCCGATCGCACGCTGTCGGTGTCCGTCGCGGCCTATCTGGCGGACTATTCCAACCTTCAGGTGCAGGCCAACCGTTCGGACCAGTCCACCGGCAACTTCCTGTTCGTGACGACCAACGCGGGCAAGGCGCGCACCAAGGGCGTCGAAGTGGAAGCCACGGTGCGCCCGGACGACCACTTCTCGATGACCTTCGGCTTTGCCTATACCCATGCGCGGTTTGATGCCGATGGCATCGGTTGCCCGTTGCAGCTTCAGGCAGCAGCGGTGACCGTGGCATTCGGTGGGACCACGCCGGTCAACACCTGCTATCGCCAGCGGGCGCAGAACGGCACGCTCTCCGGCCGTATTCAGGACGTGCGCGGCGGTATCCTGCCCAACACACCGGAATGGCGCCTGAACCTCAGCCCGCGTTACGAAACCGAAATCAGTGACAGCCAGGTGGCCTATGCCACGGCATCGCTGGCCTATCAAAGCGAGGTGGGCTTTGCGCTGGAACAAGACCCTCTGCTGGTTCAGCGTGGCTATACCACCATCGATGCGACCATCGGCATTCGCCCGATCGACAGCGGCTTCAGCGCCTCGGTCTTCGTGCGTAACCTGACGGGTGAACGCTTCTACACCAGCATGGGCCACGCATCGTCGCTAACCTCGCAGACGCTGACGCCGAACAACCTGACCGGCTTCCTGCCCAAGGGGGCCTTCCGCTATTTCGGCGCATCGGTAGGCTACAAGTTCTGA
- a CDS encoding sulfatase-like hydrolase/transferase, translating into MTMNTRRTFLKGSLAGAAAAAAAPAISAAPAGRPNIVWIVSEDNNPFIGAYGDKLARTPNIDAMAKAGVLYRNAYSNAPVCAPSRFGILTGVLPESNAPANHMRADAKTAGILPTYPDLMRKAGYYVTNNVKTDYNCDVDPKAIWDDSSTKAHWKNRPADKPFMAVFNLMTTHESQNFKPTPGAVTPDQVRVPAYMPDTPVIRADIAGYYNRMAIMDGQVGKLLAELDAAGLSEDTIVFYYSDNGGVLPRSKRYCYDEGLRCALVARVPAKWAHLSPAKAGSEVRSPVSFIDLAPTVLSLAGAAIPKVMQGKALMGRAATTREKYAFGMRNRMDERYDFVRTVSDGRWRYIRNYLPHLPLVQNQAFAWLAKGYQEIDRLRLQGKLSPVQQRMFEPRVFEELYDTQADVDEVNNLADSPAQAGRMAELRRALDTHMLAVNDNGFIPEGSRIEGYVPSRVAGAYPLRRLMALAQAAARGDRRKAGVLRAALGDANEVVRFWGATGFAVQGAFDTDLDRLAKLATSDPVPQVRVAACAALARSGQAEQACPLLAALTGAGQSRWVRLQALNVLTNMGEAARPALPQIHALTTVSDEYLPNAARYLEQVLNGTYDPAKPVYDLEALLSRGSTNGPNPKD; encoded by the coding sequence ATGACCATGAACACCCGCCGCACTTTCCTGAAAGGCAGCCTTGCCGGGGCCGCTGCAGCAGCCGCTGCGCCTGCGATCAGCGCCGCACCTGCGGGCCGCCCCAACATCGTGTGGATCGTCAGCGAGGACAACAATCCCTTCATCGGCGCCTATGGCGACAAACTGGCCCGCACCCCCAACATCGACGCCATGGCCAAGGCGGGCGTGCTCTATCGCAATGCCTATTCCAACGCGCCGGTCTGCGCTCCGTCGCGCTTTGGCATTCTGACTGGCGTACTGCCTGAATCCAATGCGCCCGCCAACCACATGCGCGCCGATGCAAAGACTGCGGGCATTCTGCCGACCTATCCCGACCTGATGCGCAAGGCGGGCTATTACGTCACCAACAACGTGAAGACCGACTATAACTGCGACGTCGATCCCAAGGCCATCTGGGACGACAGCAGCACCAAGGCCCATTGGAAGAACCGCCCTGCAGACAAGCCATTCATGGCCGTGTTCAACCTGATGACCACGCATGAATCGCAGAACTTCAAGCCCACCCCCGGCGCGGTCACGCCCGATCAGGTGCGCGTGCCCGCCTATATGCCCGACACGCCGGTGATCCGGGCCGACATTGCAGGCTATTACAACCGCATGGCCATCATGGATGGGCAAGTGGGCAAACTACTGGCCGAACTGGACGCGGCGGGCCTGTCTGAAGACACCATCGTCTTCTATTATTCCGACAATGGTGGCGTGCTGCCCCGGTCAAAGCGCTATTGCTATGACGAAGGGCTGCGTTGCGCGCTGGTCGCGCGGGTTCCCGCCAAATGGGCACACCTTTCCCCGGCAAAGGCCGGCAGCGAAGTGCGCAGCCCGGTCAGCTTTATCGACCTTGCCCCCACTGTGCTGTCGCTGGCGGGCGCGGCTATTCCCAAAGTCATGCAGGGCAAGGCGCTGATGGGCCGGGCGGCGACAACCCGTGAAAAATACGCCTTCGGTATGCGCAACCGCATGGATGAACGCTATGATTTCGTCCGCACCGTATCTGACGGGCGCTGGCGCTATATCCGCAATTACCTGCCGCACCTGCCGCTGGTGCAAAATCAGGCCTTCGCCTGGCTGGCCAAGGGCTATCAGGAAATCGACCGGCTGCGGTTGCAGGGCAAACTTTCGCCGGTGCAGCAGCGCATGTTCGAACCGCGCGTGTTTGAAGAACTCTACGATACGCAGGCCGACGTGGACGAGGTGAACAACCTTGCCGACAGTCCGGCACAGGCAGGCCGCATGGCCGAACTGCGCCGCGCGCTGGACACGCACATGCTGGCCGTCAATGACAACGGCTTCATCCCCGAAGGTTCGCGTATCGAAGGGTATGTCCCTTCCCGCGTCGCCGGAGCATACCCCCTGCGCCGCCTGATGGCGCTGGCACAGGCCGCCGCGCGCGGTGACCGGCGCAAGGCAGGCGTACTGCGCGCCGCCCTTGGCGATGCGAACGAAGTGGTCCGCTTCTGGGGCGCAACCGGCTTTGCCGTGCAGGGCGCGTTCGATACGGACCTTGATCGGCTGGCCAAGCTCGCCACGTCAGACCCTGTCCCGCAAGTGCGCGTTGCCGCTTGTGCGGCGCTGGCACGCAGCGGTCAGGCAGAACAGGCCTGCCCGCTTCTGGCTGCGTTGACCGGGGCGGGCCAGTCTCGCTGGGTGCGGCTTCAGGCGCTGAATGTCCTGACCAACATGGGCGAAGCCGCGCGCCCCGCCCTGCCGCAGATTCACGCGCTGACCACCGTGAGCGACGAATACCTGCCCAATGCCGCGCGTTACCTCGAACAGGTTCTGAACGGCACCTACGATCCGGCCAAGCCCGTTTACGATCTGGAAGCACTGCTTAGCCGGGGTAGCACCAACGGCCCCAACCCCAAGGACTGA
- a CDS encoding LacI family DNA-binding transcriptional regulator — protein sequence MARGARKKSQSITIETVARLAGVSAMTVSNVLNNSKPVREATREAVMRAVAELNYTPNLAAKSLASADTTRIGLLISRDEFSFISSVLGGAVEATTATGAQLLLQRLDVQTPAAILAAVDSLVASGAHAIVLPGLYAGLILSAIKDDRVPVPVVAASPGKALEGVTSVRIDDEEAAREMTAYLIGLGHRRLGFLRAVPTHLIHHSRYDGFVRALADAGLPLDHSLVITSALSFDGGMEAAAAFLDRDDRPTAIFASNDDTASAIVAMAHKRGIRVPEDLSVAGFDDSPLAKRMWPRLTTVRQPIAEIARRATELAVALARSGANGTETAPQCLEHQIVARETTARPASTCRRPPDCQVDID from the coding sequence ATGGCGCGGGGTGCGCGTAAGAAAAGCCAGTCGATCACGATAGAAACCGTCGCCCGCCTTGCCGGGGTTTCGGCCATGACCGTTTCGAACGTGCTGAACAATTCCAAACCCGTGCGCGAAGCCACGCGCGAGGCGGTAATGCGCGCCGTGGCGGAGCTGAACTATACCCCCAACCTTGCGGCAAAATCGCTGGCCAGCGCCGATACCACGCGCATTGGCCTGCTGATAAGCCGGGATGAATTTTCGTTCATTTCATCGGTTCTGGGCGGTGCGGTTGAAGCCACGACCGCCACCGGCGCACAACTTTTGCTGCAACGGCTGGACGTGCAGACGCCCGCAGCAATTCTTGCCGCGGTTGACAGCCTTGTTGCATCGGGCGCGCATGCCATCGTGCTGCCGGGCCTTTATGCAGGCTTGATCCTATCAGCCATCAAGGATGACCGTGTGCCGGTTCCTGTGGTCGCAGCATCGCCGGGCAAAGCGCTGGAAGGGGTCACATCGGTCCGCATCGATGACGAAGAAGCCGCGCGCGAAATGACCGCCTATCTGATCGGCCTTGGCCACAGGCGCCTTGGTTTCCTGCGCGCGGTGCCCACGCACCTGATCCACCATTCGCGCTATGACGGATTCGTCCGCGCGCTGGCCGATGCAGGGTTGCCGCTGGACCACAGCCTTGTCATCACATCCGCCCTGTCGTTCGATGGCGGGATGGAAGCAGCCGCCGCGTTCCTTGACCGGGATGACCGACCCACCGCCATTTTCGCCAGCAATGACGATACCGCGTCAGCCATTGTCGCCATGGCGCACAAGCGCGGCATCCGCGTGCCCGAAGACCTGTCGGTGGCAGGGTTCGACGATAGCCCGCTGGCAAAACGCATGTGGCCAAGGCTGACCACGGTGCGCCAACCGATTGCCGAAATCGCCCGGCGCGCCACCGAACTGGCCGTGGCGCTGGCCCGAAGTGGCGCGAACGGCACCGAAACAGCACCACAATGCCTTGAACACCAGATCGTCGCGCGCGAAACCACGGCGCGCCCTGCCTCCACCTGCCGGCGTCCTCCTGATTGCCAAGTTGATATCGATTGA